The proteins below come from a single Chelmon rostratus isolate fCheRos1 chromosome 12, fCheRos1.pri, whole genome shotgun sequence genomic window:
- the LOC121615606 gene encoding uncharacterized protein LOC121615606, which produces MLLHLFLLCSHFIALSSMNSIKPERTEEHVAEGRNINLACKYEGAIYSIQWYRQYQRSRPEFLLSITEGGSIHPTGSGFSAHINKTEKRVDVEIISAKVTDSAVYYCALQPTVTGNSKTLHKNLCSKHNTILAYEQHRSPPALRALHWLPVRFRVLILFKAINGQAPAYIKELLAIYQPARTLRSSNHISLVAPRFVTLFLLTIRGVSCEDLSPVNNEESSLEDSTVTLSYKYSKQATAQDYFYWYRQYPGKPPEFLISHSGTGTVISNPVSRLTVEVSEDQTQMDLQISSAAVTDSALYYCAVRPTVTANPQSLYKNTS; this is translated from the exons atgttgcttcacctctttttaCTTTGCTCTCACTTTATAG CCCTGAGTTCCATGAACAGCATAAAGCCAGAAAGGACTGAAGAACATGTTGCTGAGGGAAGAAACATCAACCTGGCCTGTAAATATGAGGGTGCTATCTACAGTATCCAGTGGTACCGACAATACCAGAGATCCAGACCAGAGTTCCTGCTCTCCATCACAGAAGGAGGATCGATCCATCCAACTGGTTCTGGTTTCTCAGCTCACatcaacaaaacagagaaacgtGTAGATGTGGAGATCATCTCAGCTaaagtgactgactctgctgtgtactactgtgctctgcagcccacagtgacaggaaacagcaaaactctgcacaaaaacctctgcagcaaacacaacacaatactc gcttacgAACAGCACAGGTCACCCCCGGCCCTCCGAGCGCTCCACTGGCTCCCGGTACGTTTCAGAGTGCTGATCCTCTTCAAGGCCATAAATGGACAGGCCCCTGCCTacatcaaagagctgctggctATTTATCAACCTGCCAGGACTCTCCGCTCATCAAACCACATCTCCTTGGTTGCCCCCAGG tttgtcactttgtttctgctcacaataagag gtgtcagctgtgaagacctcagtccagtcaacaatgaagagtccagtttagaagacagcactgttactctgtcctacaaatactccaaacaagcaaCTGCTCAAGATTATTTCTACTGGTATCGACAGTATCcaggaaaaccaccagagttcctcatctctcactcaggaacaggaacagtaaTATCTAATCCAGTCTCCAGACTGACTGTGGAagtgagtgaggatcaaacccaaatggatctgcagatctcctctgctgcagtgactgactctgctctgtactactgtgctgtgaggcccacagtgacagcaaacccacagtctctgtacaaaaacacaagctga